ATCGCCCGTTCGGCCTGCGCGTAGTAGGGCTGGAGATCAGCGTAGTCGATCGGCCAGGGATCGCCGCCGTTTCGCCCGTCGAAGTCCCGCTCGTGCAGGCGGACGACCATCCCCTGCCAGGCCAGGGTCGTCCCGCCGACGCCTTTCACCCGGGTGCGATTCAGCGGGTAGTGGTCCGCTCCCGAGGAGGTGTAGGCGTCGCGCTGCCCGCCCACGTCCCACACCGACTGGGGTGCGTGTGCCGGCCGAAGCGACTGCTCCATGCGTCCGATCCGCCGCTCGCGGTCGAACCGCGGCCCGGCCTCCAGCACGACGACGTCGTAGCCCGCCGCCGCGAGGCGATGGGCCACGAGCGCCCCGGCCGGCCCGGCCCCGACGATACAGACGTCCGCGCGGTCGGACGGCGTTCGGTCGACTTCCATCCGCGACGGGTTTAGGCAACCCTAAATTTAGGCGTTTCCATTCGGGGCGGGGACTCAGTCGTTCCGTTGCTTGCCGTGTCCGGGCACGTTCACGCGTCCTGTCGGACGTCGTGCTCGAGCGTGCCGATCCCCTCGATCTCTATCTCGACGTGGTCGCCGTCGGTCAGCGGGCCGACGCCTTCGGGGGTCCCGGTCGCGATCACGTCGCCCGGCTCGAGTGTCATGTACGTCGTGATCTCGGCGATCAGCTCGGGGATCGAGAAGATGAAGTGCTCAATCGAGGAGGACTGTCTCGTCTCGCCGTTCACCCGGAGTTCGACGGCGGCGTCGTCGGGGATCTCCTCGGCCAGGACGGGGCCCATCGGGGCGGCGTTGTCGAAGGCCTTGCCCCGGACCCAGTTCTGTTCGCGCGACTGGTCGTCGCGGTTGGAGACATCGTTGAAGCAGGTGTACCCGCGGATCACGTCATCGGCGTCCTCGGGGTCGACGTCCTTGCACTGCTCGTCGATGACGACCGCGAGTTCGGCCTCGTGTTCGATCTGCTCT
This window of the Halapricum desulfuricans genome carries:
- a CDS encoding fumarylacetoacetate hydrolase family protein; this encodes MHDIRFRDPAGTVRNGLLHDDHVHFGDDAHDLEAVDVLAPAEPTKIVCVGRNYARHAEERGEDVPDRPLLFLKPPNAVASHGSTITLPAGKEQIEHEAELAVVIDEQCKDVDPEDADDVIRGYTCFNDVSNRDDQSREQNWVRGKAFDNAAPMGPVLAEEIPDDAAVELRVNGETRQSSSIEHFIFSIPELIAEITTYMTLEPGDVIATGTPEGVGPLTDGDHVEIEIEGIGTLEHDVRQDA